The following coding sequences lie in one Euhalothece natronophila Z-M001 genomic window:
- the menD gene encoding 2-succinyl-5-enolpyruvyl-6-hydroxy-3-cyclohexene-1-carboxylic-acid synthase produces MNLDFRNVNTLWSSVLVETLFHLGVTTAVVCPGSRSGPLTTAFAKHPEIETIPILDERSAAFFALGRGKITGIPVALVCTSGTAGANFYPAVIEARESGVPLLILTADRPPELRHCHSGQTIDQQKLYGNYPSWYAELSLPSEEMDQLRYLRQTVVQAVTRSRFPFSAAVHLNIPFRDPLAPIPETMKRTLADFDGFFSHLVPPINPTIQQPLPWETWKNSDRGIIIAGVDQPLDAEKYCRAIAHLSNLLGWVVLAEGLSPVRNYAHLVPNLVSTYDFILRSRESANALTPEMVIQIGAFPTSKTLRSWLSEISPLSWIIETAGENVDPLHQKTIPLHLTLSDIFQINATFPPLSNYQQKWLSLEANTRQSIDNKLTKTEELIEPKIPWYLSQILPQETPIFIANSLPVRDVEWFWQPNERQIYPLFNRGANGIDGTLSTALGIAHQGKPAICLTGDLALLHDTNGFLQRQQLQGHLTIILVNNNGGGIFEMLPISEFQEVFEEFFTTPQNLDFSALCATYGIEYQLISSWEQFPSLLSELPKSGIRVLEINSDRAQSAQWRKKT; encoded by the coding sequence ATGAATCTAGATTTTCGGAATGTGAATACGCTATGGAGTTCCGTGTTAGTGGAAACTCTCTTTCATTTGGGGGTAACCACAGCGGTAGTGTGTCCGGGTTCTCGTTCGGGGCCATTAACTACTGCTTTTGCAAAACATCCCGAAATTGAGACAATTCCGATTTTAGATGAACGATCAGCAGCGTTTTTTGCTTTAGGGAGAGGAAAAATAACAGGGATTCCTGTGGCGTTGGTTTGTACTTCAGGAACGGCTGGGGCAAATTTTTATCCTGCGGTGATCGAAGCTAGAGAAAGTGGCGTTCCCTTGTTAATTTTAACTGCGGATCGCCCCCCTGAGTTACGTCATTGTCACAGTGGACAAACGATTGATCAGCAGAAACTCTATGGTAATTATCCCAGCTGGTATGCGGAGTTAAGTCTCCCGAGTGAGGAGATGGATCAGTTACGATATTTGAGACAGACTGTGGTGCAAGCAGTGACGCGATCGCGCTTTCCTTTTTCGGCAGCGGTTCACCTGAATATTCCCTTTCGTGATCCCCTTGCTCCGATTCCAGAAACCATGAAGAGAACCTTAGCTGACTTTGACGGGTTTTTCTCCCATTTAGTTCCCCCTATCAACCCCACAATCCAACAGCCGTTACCTTGGGAAACATGGAAAAACAGCGATCGCGGAATTATTATTGCTGGCGTAGATCAGCCTCTCGATGCAGAAAAATACTGTCGCGCGATCGCGCATCTTTCTAATCTTTTGGGATGGGTGGTTTTAGCAGAAGGACTCTCTCCTGTTAGAAATTATGCCCATTTAGTTCCTAATTTAGTCTCTACTTATGACTTTATTTTGCGTAGTCGGGAAAGCGCAAACGCCCTCACCCCAGAGATGGTTATTCAAATTGGGGCATTTCCTACCAGTAAAACCCTTCGCAGTTGGTTAAGTGAGATTTCCCCCCTCTCTTGGATCATTGAAACCGCAGGGGAAAATGTTGATCCGCTTCATCAAAAAACTATTCCCCTCCACCTCACCTTGTCTGATATTTTCCAAATTAATGCCACTTTTCCGCCTTTATCTAACTATCAACAAAAATGGCTTTCTTTAGAAGCCAACACGCGCCAAAGTATTGATAACAAACTTACCAAGACAGAAGAATTAATTGAACCGAAAATCCCTTGGTATTTATCTCAAATTCTTCCCCAAGAAACTCCCATTTTTATTGCGAATAGTCTTCCTGTGCGTGATGTAGAATGGTTTTGGCAACCGAATGAAAGACAAATCTATCCCTTATTTAATCGTGGGGCAAACGGCATTGATGGTACACTTTCTACGGCTTTAGGGATTGCCCATCAGGGAAAACCTGCTATTTGTTTAACAGGCGATTTAGCCCTTCTTCATGACACTAATGGCTTCTTACAGCGTCAACAATTACAGGGACATCTTACCATTATTTTAGTTAATAATAACGGCGGTGGCATTTTTGAAATGTTACCGATTTCAGAATTTCAAGAAGTTTTTGAAGAGTTTTTTACTACACCACAAAATCTAGACTTTTCTGCCTTATGTGCTACTTATGGGATTGAGTATCAATTAATTTCTAGTTGGGAACAATTTCCCTCCCTATTAAGTGAGCTTCCAAAAAGCGGAATTAGAGTTTTAGAAATTAACAGCGATCGCGCTCAAAGTGCTCAATGGCGAAAAAAAACTTAA
- the dnaN gene encoding DNA polymerase III subunit beta produces the protein MKLVCSQSDLKTNLSLVSRAVPSRPTHPVLGNVLFQTNAETQRITLTAFDLSLGLQTSFPAQVSDNHTFTLPAKLLSDIVSRLPEGEITLLGMEEEEEDNDSFSATLISASGRFRLRGMNADEYPNLPEINTEEALQVPVEALIDGLSSTLFAASTEEAKQVLTGVHLTRKEDSLEFAATDGHRLAVLETTQEGIEGASEGFAVTIPARALRELERMIKTQKEDAVVTMNCDEVQVAFELDSQRLTTRKLEGNYPAYNQLLPNQFSRQLSLERKRLLNSLELVAVLADQQNNVVKFSIDSENQQLSLSVDAKEVGSAQESISAEVTGDSIDIAFNVKYLMDGLKAFKGNEIQMQLNEASQPIIFTPLGGLKMTYLVMPVQLRD, from the coding sequence ATGAAACTTGTTTGCAGCCAAAGCGACCTCAAAACTAACCTTTCTCTCGTCAGTCGCGCTGTTCCCTCACGCCCGACTCATCCTGTTTTAGGGAATGTTCTCTTTCAAACCAACGCCGAAACCCAACGCATCACCCTCACCGCATTTGACTTGAGTTTAGGGCTACAAACGAGTTTTCCTGCCCAAGTCAGTGATAATCATACCTTTACTCTACCCGCTAAACTTCTCAGTGATATTGTTAGCCGTCTCCCAGAAGGAGAAATTACCTTGTTGGGAATGGAAGAGGAAGAAGAAGACAATGACAGTTTTAGTGCGACTCTTATTTCCGCATCAGGGCGATTTCGGCTTCGGGGGATGAATGCCGACGAATATCCTAACTTACCTGAAATTAACACAGAAGAAGCCTTACAAGTGCCTGTAGAAGCCCTCATTGATGGCTTAAGTTCCACGCTATTTGCTGCTAGTACCGAAGAAGCAAAACAAGTTTTAACTGGGGTTCATTTAACACGCAAAGAAGACAGTCTCGAATTTGCTGCCACCGATGGACACCGTCTCGCAGTGCTAGAAACCACCCAAGAAGGAATTGAAGGGGCAAGCGAAGGCTTTGCTGTCACTATTCCTGCACGGGCGTTACGAGAATTGGAACGGATGATTAAAACCCAAAAAGAAGATGCAGTGGTAACAATGAACTGCGATGAAGTGCAAGTTGCCTTTGAACTAGACTCCCAACGCTTGACTACTCGCAAATTAGAAGGGAATTATCCTGCTTATAATCAGTTGCTTCCCAATCAATTTTCTCGCCAACTTTCCTTGGAACGAAAACGCCTCTTAAATAGTCTTGAATTAGTAGCGGTTTTAGCCGACCAGCAAAATAACGTGGTTAAATTTAGCATTGATAGTGAAAACCAACAATTATCGTTATCTGTAGATGCTAAAGAAGTGGGTAGCGCCCAAGAATCAATATCAGCAGAAGTAACAGGAGATAGCATTGATATTGCTTTTAATGTTAAATACTTAATGGATGGACTCAAAGCCTTTAAGGGAAATGAAATCCAGATGCAGCTTAATGAAGCAAGCCAGCCAATTATTTTTACTCCCTTAGGAGGCTTAAAAATGACTTATTTAGTAATGCCAGTACAATTGCGAGATTAA
- a CDS encoding Hsp20/alpha crystallin family protein: MALVRWNPYAELETLRRQMDRLFDEVGDYNGLTDQLWQPAVELNDAGENLVLKVQLPGIHPDNLDINASRDSITISGEYRHEQENKPQNIYHSEFQYGKFHRTIGLPVGIQQNQVEADYNNGILTLRLPKVEEAMNRSVKVNIGGQSNPALNANN, encoded by the coding sequence ATGGCACTAGTTCGCTGGAATCCTTATGCAGAATTAGAAACCCTTCGTCGTCAAATGGATCGTCTCTTTGATGAAGTAGGGGACTACAATGGATTGACCGATCAGCTTTGGCAACCAGCTGTAGAACTTAATGATGCAGGAGAAAACTTAGTTCTAAAAGTGCAACTGCCGGGCATTCACCCTGACAACTTAGACATTAATGCCTCTCGCGACTCCATCACCATCAGCGGTGAATATCGCCACGAACAAGAGAACAAACCTCAAAACATCTATCACTCGGAGTTCCAATACGGTAAGTTTCATCGCACCATCGGCTTACCCGTCGGCATCCAACAAAATCAAGTCGAAGCCGACTATAACAACGGCATCCTAACGCTACGACTTCCCAAAGTAGAAGAAGCAATGAATCGTTCAGTAAAAGTAAATATTGGCGGTCAATCTAATCCTGCACTGAACGCCAATAACTAA
- the purN gene encoding phosphoribosylglycinamide formyltransferase: MTDSVIISPQVSWEELKLSKPLSLGVMASGKGSNFIAVADAIAQGKLNAKIQVVIYNKPQAKVKEKAAEFGIPTVFCNHRDYATREEFDQVLVETLKAHQVDWVIMAGWMRVVTPVLINAFPDHIINIHPSLLPSFKGINGVESALNAGVKIAGCTVHLVRPEVDSGPILIQAAVPVLEGDTPETLHQRIQPQEHHILPIAIALAAQRS, encoded by the coding sequence GTGACAGATTCGGTAATTATTTCTCCTCAGGTGTCTTGGGAAGAACTGAAATTATCCAAGCCTTTGTCTTTAGGGGTAATGGCTTCGGGAAAGGGTAGTAATTTTATTGCAGTGGCAGACGCGATCGCGCAAGGAAAACTTAACGCAAAAATTCAAGTGGTCATCTACAATAAGCCACAAGCGAAAGTCAAAGAAAAGGCAGCAGAATTTGGTATTCCCACGGTTTTCTGTAACCATCGGGATTATGCCACCCGAGAGGAGTTTGATCAGGTGTTAGTAGAAACTCTCAAAGCCCATCAGGTAGATTGGGTAATTATGGCAGGGTGGATGCGAGTGGTTACTCCAGTGTTAATTAATGCTTTTCCGGATCATATTATTAATATTCATCCTAGTTTATTGCCTAGTTTTAAGGGGATCAATGGGGTGGAAAGCGCCTTAAATGCAGGGGTTAAAATTGCAGGTTGTACTGTGCATTTAGTTCGCCCGGAAGTAGATAGTGGCCCCATTTTAATCCAAGCCGCTGTTCCCGTATTAGAAGGAGATACCCCCGAAACTCTCCATCAACGGATTCAACCGCAAGAACATCATATCTTGCCGATCGCGATCGCGCTGGCAGCTCAACGCTCATAA
- a CDS encoding NADAR family protein produces the protein MAIYFYKADQPYGCFSNFSPHQIIIDGKEWPTVEHYYQAHKLLGTPDEPLMEVIRHLPTPEQAAATGRDRDRIIRPDWGTAKREVMWQAVLTKFLTHKDVQKALLETGEELLVEDSPRDYYWGRGKDGSGENQLGKMLMEVRSYLRNQFWQSQL, from the coding sequence ATGGCGATTTATTTCTATAAAGCCGATCAACCTTATGGTTGCTTTTCTAATTTTTCTCCTCATCAGATAATTATAGACGGCAAAGAATGGCCAACTGTAGAACATTATTATCAAGCCCATAAGCTATTAGGAACTCCTGATGAGCCTCTAATGGAGGTGATCCGTCATTTGCCAACTCCAGAACAAGCAGCGGCAACAGGGCGAGATCGCGATCGGATTATCCGCCCTGACTGGGGTACAGCCAAGCGAGAGGTAATGTGGCAAGCAGTCTTAACCAAGTTTCTCACCCACAAAGATGTGCAAAAGGCTTTACTAGAAACAGGCGAAGAATTATTAGTAGAAGACTCCCCAAGGGATTATTATTGGGGACGCGGAAAAGATGGCAGCGGAGAAAACCAACTCGGGAAAATGCTAATGGAAGTTCGGAGTTATCTGCGAAATCAATTCTGGCAATCTCAACTATAG
- a CDS encoding cyanoexosortase A system-associated protein produces the protein MLIVTAVTVIVPEVGRREMSPLRFPSQITLAGWNLENSEPLVDEPETELSLHRLRSGQEYEYQQGDNEIAIALRLYSPTFGNVESYVRRIYGSSHREAYREGEDRYLSGIGNYRVFHDEETAYLTACVAPEGESTVSVSDYVNQTNATVFSPQGVIPRVLAQRSLRERRCLWVHLSTPLQGESPEAREEVLEEAFEEGFPKWQRLF, from the coding sequence ATGTTAATTGTTACTGCGGTGACGGTGATTGTGCCAGAGGTAGGGCGCAGGGAAATGTCGCCGTTACGGTTTCCTTCTCAAATTACTCTCGCTGGTTGGAATTTAGAAAATAGTGAGCCTCTAGTGGATGAACCAGAGACGGAGTTAAGTTTACATCGCCTACGTTCTGGGCAAGAATATGAATATCAACAGGGAGATAATGAAATCGCGATCGCGCTTCGGTTGTATAGCCCGACTTTCGGCAATGTGGAAAGTTATGTGCGTCGAATTTATGGAAGTTCTCACCGAGAAGCCTATCGGGAAGGGGAAGATCGCTATTTATCAGGAATCGGCAATTATCGGGTGTTTCATGATGAGGAAACTGCCTATTTAACCGCTTGTGTTGCCCCAGAAGGGGAAAGCACTGTTAGTGTTTCTGACTATGTTAATCAAACCAATGCCACGGTATTTTCACCACAGGGAGTGATTCCTAGAGTTTTAGCCCAAAGAAGTTTGCGAGAGCGGCGGTGTTTGTGGGTGCATTTATCCACGCCTTTACAAGGGGAATCACCAGAGGCGAGGGAAGAAGTTTTGGAAGAGGCTTTTGAGGAGGGGTTTCCGAAGTGGCAGCGGTTATTTTAA
- a CDS encoding ISAs1 family transposase — translation MSSLISYLKQVKDWRDSSGQRHPLWWILLIVILGLMVGCLSYRDLSAFANNHHDYLLRLAKNPQLKVPSYSTIRRIMMGIENDNLIPIFNQWATQLSSKEENPDWIAIDGKSIKSTLTDYYGNKQNFASIVSWFSQENGLVLALEKLENKKTSEIHCVREMVDNTLLSNQVLTRDAVHCQKETIKTINRSHNDYVIAVKKNQPKLYNSLEEIAHNQISYQEDIRTETSHGRRITRTVSIFRIPETLQEVWVNSQCFIKVERKGPRKNKPYHQIVYYLSSCYQTAQDFSQKIQGHWTIENQLHWVKDVIFKEDISPQRAKIPAVNFSILKTICLNIFRLLGFLSITEGRRWLGQRLWLLPILIE, via the coding sequence ATGTCTAGCTTAATCAGTTACTTAAAACAAGTCAAGGACTGGCGAGATTCCAGTGGACAAAGACATCCCCTATGGTGGATACTCTTAATTGTTATTTTAGGGCTAATGGTAGGTTGTTTAAGCTATAGAGATCTATCTGCTTTTGCCAACAATCATCATGACTATCTTCTTCGCCTTGCGAAAAATCCGCAACTTAAAGTCCCATCCTATTCCACCATTAGAAGAATAATGATGGGAATAGAAAACGACAATTTAATTCCAATTTTTAATCAATGGGCAACTCAATTATCCTCAAAAGAAGAAAATCCAGATTGGATCGCGATCGATGGCAAGAGTATCAAATCAACTTTAACTGATTACTACGGAAATAAACAGAATTTTGCTTCAATTGTCTCTTGGTTTTCTCAAGAAAATGGACTCGTTTTAGCTTTGGAAAAATTGGAAAATAAAAAGACTTCAGAAATTCACTGTGTTCGAGAAATGGTGGACAACACACTTTTATCAAATCAAGTTTTGACCCGAGATGCTGTCCACTGTCAAAAAGAAACAATTAAAACAATTAATCGCTCTCATAATGATTATGTAATTGCCGTTAAGAAAAATCAACCTAAATTGTACAACAGTTTAGAAGAAATCGCTCATAATCAAATTTCTTATCAGGAAGATATCCGAACAGAAACCAGTCACGGACGACGAATTACTCGAACTGTATCTATCTTTAGAATTCCAGAAACTCTTCAAGAAGTTTGGGTCAATAGTCAGTGTTTTATCAAAGTAGAAAGGAAAGGCCCTCGAAAAAATAAGCCTTATCATCAAATTGTTTATTATTTGAGCAGTTGCTACCAAACTGCGCAAGATTTTAGCCAAAAAATTCAGGGACATTGGACAATCGAAAATCAGCTACATTGGGTAAAAGATGTAATTTTTAAGGAAGATATCTCCCCCCAAAGAGCCAAAATTCCTGCGGTGAATTTTTCGATTTTAAAAACCATTTGCCTTAATATTTTCCGACTTTTAGGCTTTTTATCAATTACCGAAGGGCGAAGATGGCTTGGACAGAGGCTTTGGCTACTCCCCATTTTGATAGAATGA
- a CDS encoding BrnT family toxin has protein sequence MKFTYDPAKSKSNQSKHGINFEQAQQLWLDPLRVEIEAQSTTEPRFMIIGKIEGKYWSAIVTYRHQTIRIISVRRSRQEEIRVYES, from the coding sequence GTGAAATTTACATATGATCCTGCGAAAAGTAAAAGTAATCAGTCTAAACATGGAATTAACTTTGAACAAGCGCAACAACTTTGGTTAGATCCACTTCGGGTAGAAATTGAAGCCCAATCAACCACAGAGCCTCGATTTATGATTATTGGTAAAATTGAGGGGAAATACTGGTCTGCAATTGTTACTTATCGTCATCAAACAATTCGCATCATTTCGGTAAGAAGATCGCGTCAAGAGGAGATAAGAGTATATGAATCCTGA
- the brnA gene encoding type II toxin-antitoxin system BrnA family antitoxin produces MNPEELDKKFDAGEDVMEFFDLSTLKRPELESKPINVNFPQWMIKGLDEEAKRLGVNREAVIKTWIAQKLDQK; encoded by the coding sequence ATGAATCCTGAAGAATTAGATAAGAAATTTGATGCTGGTGAAGATGTAATGGAATTTTTTGATTTATCCACTCTTAAACGCCCTGAGTTAGAGAGCAAGCCAATTAATGTTAACTTTCCGCAATGGATGATTAAAGGATTAGATGAAGAAGCAAAACGATTGGGAGTTAATCGAGAAGCCGTTATTAAAACTTGGATCGCGCAAAAACTAGATCAAAAATAG
- a CDS encoding ISAs1 family transposase — MSSLISYLKQVKDWRDSSGQRHPLWWILLIVILGLMVGCLSYRDLSAFANNHHDYLLRLAKNPQLKVPSYSTIRRIMMGIENDNLIPIFNQWATQLSSKEENPDWIAIDGKSIKSTLTDYYGNKQNFASIVSWFSQENGLVLALEKLENKKTSEINCVREMVDNTPLLNQVLTLDAVHCQKETIKTINRSRNDYVIAVKKNQPKLYNSLEEIAHNQISYQEDIRTETSHGRQVTRTVSIFRIPETLQEVWVNSQCFIKVERKGPRKNKPYHQIVYYLSSCYQTAQDFSQKIQGHWTIENQLHWVKDVIFKEDISPQRAKIPAVNFSILKTICLNIFRLLGFLSITEGRRWLGQRLWLLPILIE; from the coding sequence ATGTCTAGCTTAATCAGTTACTTAAAACAAGTCAAGGACTGGCGAGATTCCAGTGGACAAAGACATCCCCTATGGTGGATACTCTTAATTGTTATTTTAGGGCTAATGGTAGGTTGTTTAAGCTATAGAGATCTATCTGCTTTTGCCAACAATCATCATGACTATCTTCTTCGCCTTGCGAAAAATCCGCAACTTAAAGTCCCATCCTATTCCACCATTAGAAGAATAATGATGGGAATAGAAAACGACAATTTAATTCCAATTTTTAATCAATGGGCAACTCAATTATCCTCAAAAGAAGAAAATCCAGATTGGATCGCGATCGATGGCAAGAGTATCAAATCAACTTTAACTGATTACTACGGAAATAAACAGAATTTTGCTTCAATTGTCTCTTGGTTTTCTCAAGAAAATGGACTCGTTTTAGCTTTGGAAAAATTGGAGAATAAAAAGACTTCAGAAATTAACTGCGTTCGAGAGATGGTCGATAACACGCCTTTATTAAATCAAGTTTTGACCCTCGATGCAGTTCACTGTCAAAAAGAAACAATTAAAACGATTAATCGCTCTCGTAATGATTATGTAATTGCCGTTAAGAAAAATCAACCTAAATTGTACAACAGTTTAGAAGAAATCGCTCATAATCAGATTTCTTATCAGGAAGATATCCGAACAGAAACCAGTCACGGAAGACAAGTTACTCGAACTGTATCTATCTTTAGAATTCCAGAAACTCTTCAAGAAGTTTGGGTCAATAGTCAGTGTTTTATCAAAGTAGAAAGGAAAGGCCCTCGAAAAAATAAGCCTTATCATCAAATTGTTTATTATTTGAGCAGTTGCTACCAAACTGCGCAAGATTTTAGCCAAAAAATTCAGGGACATTGGACAATCGAAAATCAGCTACATTGGGTAAAAGATGTAATTTTTAAGGAAGATATCTCCCCCCAAAGAGCCAAAATTCCTGCGGTGAATTTTTCGATTTTAAAAACCATTTGCCTTAATATTTTCCGACTTTTAGGCTTTTTATCAATTACCGAAGGCCGAAGATGGCTTGGACAGAGGCTTTGGCTACTCCCCATTTTGATAGAATGA
- a CDS encoding PIN domain-containing protein, with product MSIIFRRIFLDTNIFIIGDADKESPESLILEAFGYRGKVSSFTAEIIFSDELIDQIRRVAKYLYGKQQAGKILANLWHWLNIYYIPSTIDWKEEELELLKQQIIPSEDIEIYLTAKYGEADCFVSGNRKLLTSIAMFDCLTPEEFIKKYL from the coding sequence GTGAGCATTATTTTTAGGCGAATATTTTTAGATACAAATATCTTTATTATCGGTGATGCTGATAAGGAAAGCCCAGAAAGTCTTATTTTAGAAGCCTTTGGGTATCGAGGAAAGGTAAGCTCTTTTACTGCTGAGATTATCTTTTCCGATGAATTAATTGACCAAATTCGTAGAGTTGCTAAATATTTATATGGAAAGCAGCAAGCTGGGAAAATATTGGCTAATCTATGGCATTGGCTTAATATTTACTATATTCCATCAACCATTGATTGGAAGGAAGAAGAGTTAGAGCTATTAAAACAGCAAATAATTCCGTCTGAAGATATTGAAATTTATTTAACTGCAAAATACGGTGAAGCTGATTGTTTTGTTTCAGGAAACCGAAAGCTATTAACATCTATTGCAATGTTTGATTGTTTAACACCAGAGGAATTTATTAAAAAATATTTGTAA
- a CDS encoding endonuclease domain-containing protein — protein sequence MNYLPYNKKLVSRAKELRKNMTVAEQRIWKSYLRSFPYRVYRQRPIENFIVDFYCPQLKLVIEIDGESHYTENAQDYDRERTQILQGYGLKVIRFKNDDVLNNLTGVVNLIEKMIPH from the coding sequence ATGAATTATTTACCTTATAACAAAAAATTAGTATCAAGAGCTAAAGAACTAAGGAAAAATATGACCGTAGCAGAACAGAGAATATGGAAAAGTTACCTAAGGAGTTTTCCCTATCGGGTTTATCGACAACGCCCTATAGAAAATTTTATTGTTGACTTTTATTGTCCTCAATTAAAATTAGTTATTGAAATTGATGGTGAAAGTCACTACACTGAAAATGCTCAAGACTATGACAGAGAAAGGACACAAATTTTACAAGGTTATGGTTTAAAGGTGATTCGATTTAAAAACGATGATGTTTTAAATAATTTGACAGGGGTTGTTAACTTAATTGAGAAAATGATTCCCCATTAA
- a CDS encoding type II toxin-antitoxin system VapC family toxin, giving the protein MKYLLDTHTLLWWLDNNPILSSSAREVIVNPNNLIFVSAVSAWEISIKKAIGKLEAPSDLQATIKRNRFEPLSISRWTRSGGFTELP; this is encoded by the coding sequence ATGAAGTACTTACTAGATACTCACACGCTACTTTGGTGGTTGGACAATAATCCAATTCTCTCTTCGTCAGCACGGGAAGTGATTGTCAATCCAAATAACTTAATTTTTGTTAGTGCAGTCAGTGCATGGGAAATCAGCATCAAAAAAGCAATCGGAAAGCTAGAAGCCCCGTCTGACTTGCAAGCCACGATTAAGCGCAATCGGTTTGAACCTTTATCTATTTCAAGATGGACTAGAAGCGGGGGCTTTACCGAACTACCATAA
- a CDS encoding type II toxin-antitoxin system Phd/YefM family antitoxin, protein MKITNIHAAKTSLSQLIESALQGEEVIISKAGKPLVRLIPYTSSQEPRIPGDWAGQVKMADDFDTTPEEVIQGFYGEET, encoded by the coding sequence ATGAAAATAACAAACATTCACGCTGCAAAAACCTCCCTTTCACAACTGATTGAATCAGCATTACAGGGAGAAGAAGTCATTATTAGCAAAGCAGGTAAACCTCTTGTCCGTCTAATTCCCTATACTTCTAGCCAAGAACCTAGAATACCAGGAGACTGGGCGGGTCAAGTCAAAATGGCTGATGATTTTGATACCACTCCCGAAGAAGTTATTCAAGGCTTCTATGGAGAGGAAACATGA
- a CDS encoding HepT-like ribonuclease domain-containing protein yields the protein MKNQLLYLNNIKECIENIETYTQEGKTVFLQNRMMQDAVIRNLEVIGEATKRLSYQIREQYSDVPWRKMTGLRDVLIHDYLEVELEEVWGIVELYLPDLKVRVDEIIKELS from the coding sequence ATGAAAAACCAGCTTCTTTATTTAAATAATATTAAAGAATGTATTGAAAATATTGAAACCTACACTCAAGAAGGGAAAACAGTTTTTCTACAAAACCGAATGATGCAAGATGCTGTTATTCGTAATTTAGAGGTTATTGGAGAGGCAACGAAACGATTATCTTATCAAATACGAGAACAATATTCTGATGTCCCTTGGCGAAAAATGACAGGATTAAGAGATGTCTTAATTCACGATTATCTAGAAGTAGAGTTAGAGGAAGTTTGGGGAATTGTTGAGCTTTATTTGCCAGATTTAAAGGTTAGGGTAGATGAAATTATCAAAGAATTGTCTTAG
- a CDS encoding nucleotidyltransferase family protein yields the protein MEIYALMMNQNKIICLIEEKKPEIIQILEKYKASNLRIFGSYARGEETPESDLDLLVDMEAGTSLFDRIALMQELEDLLGVQVDIAKPENLHHLIREKVMDEAITL from the coding sequence ATGGAGATTTATGCGCTAATGATGAATCAGAATAAAATTATCTGTCTAATAGAAGAAAAGAAACCAGAAATTATACAAATTTTAGAAAAATATAAGGCTTCTAATCTTCGTATTTTTGGCTCTTACGCTAGGGGAGAAGAAACTCCCGAAAGTGATCTAGATTTATTAGTGGATATGGAAGCTGGCACTAGCTTATTTGATAGAATTGCTTTGATGCAAGAATTAGAAGATTTACTAGGGGTTCAAGTCGATATTGCTAAACCTGAAAACCTACATCATTTAATTCGAGAAAAGGTTATGGATGAAGCAATAACTTTATGA